A portion of the Streptococcus urinalis 2285-97 genome contains these proteins:
- a CDS encoding MFS transporter codes for MFLHWVRKKTILLGLSLIGFSGLLPMISTAYTVVFISSILVGIGIGLFNALSISMISDFYENQERANLIGFRTATLNIGKALTTLLSGFLASYSIKFIFLVYLLALPILFLFKTTIPELKTQHEKPKCSYHLSRDVIILSFITFLVGISYIGVTIKLPTLLTQKYHLDAQVATKLLTLLAFSGIFSGILFGYLMKQFKNWTLIVMIALMILGSFLMTLPYHVLLFLLAAILVGISFVGIMSACFWLISQKVNQEAINFATSILLTAGNIGVILTPLILTKLLVSLQSELLITPFYVTTLLMIVCLLISYYYLNISYNINWDLLD; via the coding sequence TTGTTTCTTCATTGGGTAAGAAAAAAAACCATTTTATTAGGATTAAGTCTTATTGGTTTCTCTGGTTTATTACCAATGATAAGCACAGCTTATACTGTGGTTTTTATAAGTAGTATTTTAGTCGGTATTGGTATTGGCCTTTTTAATGCTTTATCAATTAGTATGATAAGTGATTTTTATGAAAATCAAGAAAGAGCCAATTTAATAGGATTTCGAACAGCAACTCTTAATATAGGTAAGGCTCTTACGACGCTTTTATCAGGATTTTTAGCCAGTTATTCTATAAAATTTATTTTTTTGGTTTATTTGCTAGCACTTCCAATATTGTTTCTATTTAAAACAACTATCCCTGAACTAAAAACACAACACGAAAAACCAAAATGCTCCTATCATTTGTCTAGGGATGTCATTATTTTGAGTTTTATTACGTTTCTAGTTGGTATTTCTTATATTGGTGTTACGATCAAGCTGCCGACTTTATTAACGCAAAAATATCACTTGGATGCTCAAGTAGCCACTAAATTACTTACACTCTTAGCATTTAGTGGTATTTTCTCGGGAATTTTGTTTGGTTATTTGATGAAACAGTTCAAAAATTGGACTTTAATTGTGATGATTGCATTGATGATTTTAGGAAGTTTCTTAATGACTTTACCTTATCATGTATTGTTATTTTTACTTGCTGCAATACTAGTAGGAATAAGTTTTGTGGGAATCATGTCGGCTTGCTTTTGGTTAATCTCACAAAAAGTAAACCAAGAAGCTATTAATTTTGCAACCAGTATTCTATTAACTGCAGGAAATATTGGTGTTATTTTGACACCTTTAATCTTAACAAAATTATTAGTTAGCTTACAGAGTGAATTATTGATAACCCCCTTTTATGTCACAACATTATTAATGATTGTCTGTCTATTAATAAGCTATTATTATTTAAATATCTCCTACAATATAAATTGGGACCTTTTGGACTAA
- a CDS encoding YkgJ family cysteine cluster protein — MTQEIDIEHYHQLALQKQKEHRKFLASLKKKAPKQLDKIVQEIHHDVFQEIDCTKCANCCRTLGPDFTEADITRIAKQFHMKLPAFEEMYLKTDEDGDKVFKAMPCPFLGEDNLCSIYDIRPKACRAFPHTDRKKIYQINHLTIKNTLFCPASYLFVEKLQKKLES; from the coding sequence ATGACACAAGAAATAGATATTGAGCATTATCATCAACTAGCTCTTCAAAAACAAAAAGAACACCGTAAATTTTTAGCAAGTTTAAAGAAAAAAGCACCTAAACAATTGGATAAGATAGTTCAAGAAATTCATCATGACGTTTTTCAAGAAATTGATTGTACCAAATGCGCTAATTGTTGTAGAACTCTTGGACCAGATTTTACAGAAGCAGACATCACGAGAATAGCCAAACAATTTCATATGAAATTACCTGCATTTGAAGAGATGTATCTAAAAACGGATGAAGATGGTGATAAAGTTTTTAAAGCGATGCCTTGTCCTTTTTTGGGAGAAGATAACCTCTGTTCTATATATGATATCAGACCTAAAGCCTGTCGTGCTTTTCCACATACTGATCGTAAAAAAATTTACCAGATTAACCATCTGACAATTAAAAATACTTTATTTTGTCCAGCATCATATTTATTTGTTGAAAAATTACAAAAGAAGCTTGAAAGTTAA
- a CDS encoding GNAT family N-acetyltransferase: MIREVRVEDASSIQIISDKSLGYPVSIELIENQIRHLKDDKSHIIRVYVDDDTNDVLAYVEAEIYQALYSEKGLNILGLAVLEEAQGKGIGKKLMAELERIAKESSFAYIRLNSASHRKQAHAFYESIGYKSDKIQKRFIKIMNT, encoded by the coding sequence ATGATTAGAGAAGTTAGAGTAGAAGATGCTTCAAGCATTCAGATTATTAGTGATAAGTCCTTAGGCTATCCTGTTTCTATTGAATTGATAGAAAATCAAATAAGACATTTAAAAGATGATAAATCACATATCATACGTGTTTATGTCGACGATGATACAAATGATGTTCTAGCTTATGTGGAAGCAGAAATCTACCAAGCTCTATACAGTGAAAAAGGGTTAAATATCCTAGGCTTAGCTGTCTTAGAAGAAGCTCAAGGCAAAGGTATTGGAAAAAAACTCATGGCTGAACTTGAAAGAATTGCAAAGGAATCTTCCTTTGCTTACATTAGGCTGAATTCAGCATCTCATCGAAAACAAGCTCATGCTTTCTATGAGTCAATTGGTTACAAATCTGATAAAATACAAAAACGTTTTATCAAGATAATGAATACCTAA
- a CDS encoding YeiH family protein: MLKKVHGILICLIISLPAWFLGKSLPLIGAPVFAIFIGMLIAYFYQDRQKGQAGIAFTSKYILQTAVVLLGFGLNLSQVFKVGLESLPVIISTITISLVIAYFLHKWLTIDVNTTTLVGVGSSICGGSAIAATAPVINAKDEEVAKAISVIFLFNIIAALFFPTLGQLLGLTNHGFAIFAGTAVNDTSSVTATAASWDAIHHSNTLNGATIVKLTRTLAIIPITLFLSYKQTKSKQDGSHQFSIKKAFPQFIFYFLVASIVTTLVSAFGIHPGIFDQLKELSKFFIVMAMAAIGLNTNFVRLIKTGGQAILVGASCWAGITLMSLLIQKCLGIW, from the coding sequence ATGTTAAAAAAAGTTCATGGTATCCTCATCTGTTTGATCATTTCTTTACCAGCATGGTTTTTAGGAAAAAGTTTACCATTAATTGGTGCACCAGTATTTGCTATTTTTATTGGAATGTTAATAGCCTATTTTTACCAAGATAGACAAAAAGGGCAAGCAGGTATTGCATTTACATCTAAATACATCTTGCAGACAGCAGTAGTCTTGCTGGGTTTTGGTCTCAATTTGAGTCAAGTTTTTAAGGTTGGTTTAGAATCACTACCAGTTATCATTTCAACCATAACCATCTCATTAGTTATTGCCTACTTTTTACATAAATGGTTAACAATTGATGTTAATACCACAACATTAGTAGGTGTTGGTTCTTCTATTTGTGGTGGGTCAGCTATTGCAGCAACAGCTCCAGTCATAAATGCCAAAGATGAAGAAGTCGCAAAAGCTATTTCAGTTATTTTTCTTTTTAATATCATAGCTGCTTTATTCTTTCCGACTCTGGGTCAACTATTAGGTCTGACTAATCACGGATTTGCAATTTTTGCTGGAACGGCAGTCAATGATACTTCTTCAGTGACTGCAACTGCAGCTTCATGGGATGCCATTCATCATTCTAATACTTTAAATGGTGCGACTATTGTCAAATTAACAAGGACTTTGGCCATAATTCCAATAACCTTATTTTTATCTTATAAGCAAACCAAAAGTAAACAAGATGGTAGTCATCAATTTTCAATTAAAAAAGCATTTCCACAATTTATTTTCTATTTTTTAGTAGCATCTATTGTGACAACACTAGTTTCTGCTTTTGGCATACACCCAGGCATATTTGACCAATTAAAAGAACTCTCTAAATTTTTTATTGTGATGGCAATGGCAGCAATTGGTCTCAATACAAATTTTGTTAGATTAATCAAAACTGGTGGACAAGCCATATTAGTTGGTGCAAGTTGCTGGGCTGGTATTACACTAATGAGTTTATTGATTCAAAAATGTTTAGGAATTTGGTAA
- a CDS encoding cupin domain-containing protein — protein MQETRTSIFPKGDKNPYGEFFIGQSYLAALAKSPDGNVSVGNVTFEPGCRNNWHVHLDGYQILLVTEGSGWYQEEGKEAVSLEPGDVIVTDKGIKHWHGAKKDSEFVHIAITAGKSEFYEAVSDEEYSKLG, from the coding sequence ATGCAAGAAACAAGAACATCAATTTTTCCCAAAGGTGACAAAAATCCATATGGCGAATTCTTTATTGGCCAATCTTATCTAGCAGCCTTAGCAAAATCTCCAGACGGTAATGTTTCAGTTGGTAATGTTACCTTTGAACCAGGTTGTCGTAACAATTGGCATGTTCATTTAGATGGTTATCAAATCTTACTTGTCACAGAAGGATCAGGCTGGTACCAAGAAGAAGGTAAAGAAGCAGTTTCTTTAGAGCCTGGTGACGTGATTGTAACTGATAAAGGAATCAAACATTGGCATGGTGCTAAGAAAGATTCAGAGTTTGTTCATATTGCAATCACAGCAGGCAAAAGTGAATTTTACGAAGCCGTTAGTGATGAAGAATACTCAAAACTAGGTTAA
- the nmlR gene encoding stress response transcriptional regulator NmlR, with amino-acid sequence MHIKEVSEKTGITADTIRYYERIHLIPPVHRNESGIRDFTQNDIDILEFVRYFKKAGVSVESLIDYIHLVEKGDATITARLDILKEERDSLEERVQGLQEAFDRLNHKIENYQNKVVPREQELFDPSKK; translated from the coding sequence ATGCATATCAAAGAAGTTAGTGAGAAGACTGGCATTACAGCCGATACCATAAGGTATTATGAAAGAATCCATCTCATCCCCCCTGTTCATCGTAATGAGTCTGGTATTCGAGACTTTACACAAAATGATATTGATATATTAGAATTTGTTCGTTATTTTAAAAAAGCAGGTGTTTCTGTTGAGAGTCTGATTGATTATATTCATCTGGTTGAAAAGGGTGATGCTACGATTACAGCCAGATTAGATATCTTAAAGGAGGAACGAGATAGTCTTGAAGAAAGAGTTCAAGGACTTCAAGAAGCATTTGATCGACTCAATCATAAAATAGAAAACTATCAAAATAAAGTTGTTCCTAGAGAGCAAGAACTTTTTGATCCTTCAAAGAAATGA
- a CDS encoding aldo/keto reductase, whose protein sequence is MTDIKTLNDSHKIPTLGLGTWMIDNDKVVQVVKDAIELGYRHIDTAQAYGNEKGVGKGIKESGIARESLFVTTKIAAEHKDYESAAKSIDQSLEDLGLEYLDLMIIHSPQPWNEWRETDKNFDQGNLEAWKALEDAQKAGKVKSIGVSNFFEKDLDNILKNGHVKPAVNQILAHIGNTPFDLIDYCQSKDIQVEAYSPIAHGQALKSDGIQKMAEKYGFSVAQLCIQYLLQLDLIVLPKASSKEHLNSNLEFDFVISDEDMSTLKSLVFEDYGEFSNLPVFSGK, encoded by the coding sequence ATGACAGATATCAAAACTTTAAATGACAGTCATAAAATACCAACTTTAGGTTTGGGAACATGGATGATTGATAATGATAAGGTAGTTCAAGTTGTCAAAGATGCTATCGAATTGGGGTATCGTCATATTGATACGGCACAAGCTTATGGCAATGAAAAAGGTGTTGGTAAGGGTATCAAAGAATCTGGTATTGCGCGTGAGTCATTATTTGTTACGACAAAAATTGCTGCTGAACATAAAGATTACGAAAGTGCTGCAAAATCAATTGATCAATCTTTAGAAGACTTAGGACTTGAATACCTTGACTTAATGATTATTCATAGTCCACAACCATGGAATGAATGGCGTGAAACAGATAAAAATTTTGATCAAGGAAATCTAGAAGCTTGGAAAGCTTTAGAAGATGCACAAAAAGCTGGAAAGGTCAAATCGATTGGCGTTTCAAACTTTTTTGAAAAAGACTTAGATAATATTTTGAAAAATGGTCATGTTAAGCCTGCTGTTAATCAGATTTTAGCTCATATCGGAAACACACCTTTTGACTTAATTGACTACTGCCAAAGTAAGGATATCCAAGTTGAAGCTTATTCACCAATTGCACATGGACAAGCATTGAAATCAGATGGTATCCAAAAGATGGCTGAAAAATATGGATTCAGTGTTGCCCAGTTATGCATTCAATATTTGCTCCAATTAGATTTGATTGTTTTACCAAAAGCTTCTAGTAAAGAACATTTAAATTCTAATTTAGAATTTGATTTTGTTATTAGTGATGAAGACATGTCAACACTAAAATCACTTGTATTCGAAGATTATGGTGAATTTTCTAATCTTCCAGTTTTTAGTGGAAAATAA
- a CDS encoding Mbeg1-like protein codes for MATILDYLKENKHKSFSELRFNELDIACLNELGYIPFELLNIEGLNDSFTTTLKAIISQDKQLVFSNHFLVTKERQILLEQFRDSIRFEDLTLSHYVSETNPEYDKQFAAMVFSIPRLSHQQIVFRGTDDTIIGWKEDFQLTYQTEIASHRSAIGFVKTILASETNSHFVLSGHSKGGNLALYTMTRLSKSEQNQISSLYLYDSPGISETAIHSEAYLRIRHKIYRYIPQESIVGVMLYHDVTPKIVASLSSGIMQHAMTNWLVTTNAYFSKASQLSSLSLNLEYTFSEWIKVLSKQELKLIVDTFLMF; via the coding sequence ATGGCAACAATTTTAGATTACCTTAAAGAGAATAAACATAAATCGTTCTCAGAGTTAAGATTTAATGAATTAGATATCGCTTGTTTAAACGAACTAGGCTACATACCTTTTGAGTTACTCAATATTGAAGGGTTAAATGACTCTTTTACAACTACCTTAAAGGCAATTATCTCACAGGATAAGCAATTGGTATTTTCCAATCACTTTCTAGTGACTAAAGAAAGGCAAATTTTATTAGAACAGTTTAGAGATTCAATTAGATTTGAAGATTTGACCTTATCACACTATGTCAGTGAAACAAATCCTGAATATGATAAACAATTTGCTGCAATGGTTTTCAGTATCCCTAGACTATCACATCAACAAATTGTATTTAGAGGAACTGACGATACAATAATTGGTTGGAAAGAAGATTTTCAGCTAACCTATCAAACAGAAATTGCATCACATCGCTCAGCAATAGGATTTGTAAAAACAATTCTCGCGAGTGAGACGAATTCTCATTTTGTATTGAGTGGTCATTCAAAAGGTGGTAATCTTGCTTTATATACTATGACTCGTTTAAGTAAATCAGAGCAAAACCAAATTTCATCACTTTATTTATATGATTCACCAGGGATAAGTGAAACAGCAATTCATAGCGAAGCTTATCTCCGAATAAGGCATAAAATATACCGTTATATACCACAAGAGTCTATTGTGGGTGTCATGCTCTATCATGATGTGACACCAAAGATTGTTGCTTCTTTATCATCGGGAATTATGCAACATGCCATGACCAATTGGTTAGTGACGACAAATGCTTATTTTTCAAAAGCTAGTCAATTATCTTCACTTAGTTTGAATTTAGAGTACACATTTAGTGAGTGGATAAAGGTATTATCAAAACAAGAATTAAAATTGATTGTTGATACTTTTTTGATGTTCTAG
- a CDS encoding GNAT family N-acetyltransferase has product MIRLAQEKDTKAILQLLRQVCHVHHQVRPDIFKDYATKFTHEELKEIIVKQEEPIYVYVDENDQVLGHLFLLIKVSDSPVRYPSKRLFIEDLCVDSSARGQRIGQQLCNFAKNLAREWECSSLTLNVWNDNTSAYDFYDHLGFKPQQTQMELLLQD; this is encoded by the coding sequence ATGATTCGTTTAGCTCAAGAAAAAGATACAAAAGCCATTTTGCAATTATTAAGACAGGTATGTCATGTCCATCACCAAGTTAGACCTGATATCTTTAAAGATTATGCTACTAAGTTTACACATGAAGAATTAAAAGAAATAATTGTCAAACAAGAAGAGCCAATATATGTTTATGTCGATGAAAATGACCAAGTATTAGGGCATCTTTTCTTATTAATAAAAGTATCAGATAGTCCTGTTCGCTATCCAAGTAAGCGCCTCTTTATCGAAGATTTGTGTGTTGATAGCTCAGCAAGAGGACAACGAATTGGACAACAATTGTGTAATTTTGCTAAAAATCTTGCTAGAGAATGGGAATGTAGTTCACTGACTCTTAATGTTTGGAATGATAATACTTCGGCTTATGATTTTTATGATCATTTAGGTTTTAAACCACAGCAAACACAAATGGAATTGCTTCTTCAAGATTAA
- a CDS encoding HD domain-containing protein, translated as MHNQEEIIAKTSNWVRQELSNDTSGHDWFHIERVAKLAKVIAIKEDADLFICEMAALLHDMIDDKLVSDTSQALQDVKNWLSLCQLEKNQEDAIISIITSISYKGGHGNPITSLESKVVQDADRLDAIGAIGIARCMAYSGYKGRLIHDPTKHARENLTFEEYRNGQDTAIMHFYEKLLKLKDLMNTDYAKLLANRRHQFMESYLEEFYLEWEGKK; from the coding sequence ATGCACAATCAAGAAGAGATTATTGCTAAAACGAGTAACTGGGTAAGACAGGAACTGTCAAATGACACTAGTGGACATGATTGGTTTCATATTGAACGAGTTGCTAAATTAGCAAAGGTAATTGCAATTAAGGAAGACGCTGATTTATTTATTTGTGAAATGGCTGCACTTTTGCATGATATGATTGATGATAAATTAGTTAGTGATACTTCACAAGCTCTTCAAGATGTTAAGAATTGGCTAAGCCTTTGTCAGCTTGAAAAAAATCAAGAAGATGCAATAATATCTATAATCACAAGCATTTCTTACAAAGGAGGTCATGGCAATCCGATAACTTCCTTAGAATCAAAAGTTGTGCAAGATGCCGATAGATTAGATGCTATTGGTGCAATAGGTATAGCAAGATGTATGGCATACTCTGGATATAAAGGGAGATTAATTCATGACCCTACAAAACATGCTCGTGAAAATCTGACGTTTGAGGAATATCGTAATGGTCAAGATACTGCCATCATGCATTTTTATGAAAAACTTCTTAAATTAAAAGATTTAATGAACACGGACTATGCCAAGTTATTAGCTAATCGTAGGCATCAATTTATGGAAAGCTATTTAGAAGAATTTTATTTAGAATGGGAAGGAAAAAAATAG
- the msrB gene encoding peptide-methionine (R)-S-oxide reductase MsrB, translating to MESKEDLKKRIGDLSYQVTQNAATEPAFSGQYDNFFEKGIYVDKVSGEVLFSSIDKFQSGCGWPAFTKPIDNRMVTNHDDSSYGMRRVEVRSRQADSHLGHVFNDGPSDKGGLRYCINSAALTFVPYEEMAEKGYQEYLTLFD from the coding sequence ATGGAATCAAAAGAAGATTTAAAAAAACGTATTGGTGATTTATCTTATCAAGTAACCCAAAATGCGGCAACAGAACCCGCGTTTTCAGGTCAATATGACAATTTCTTTGAAAAAGGCATTTATGTTGATAAAGTGAGTGGAGAAGTATTGTTTTCATCTATTGATAAATTTCAATCAGGATGTGGATGGCCTGCTTTCACAAAACCCATTGACAATCGAATGGTCACAAATCATGATGATAGCTCCTATGGTATGAGACGTGTAGAAGTAAGAAGTCGTCAAGCTGACTCACATTTAGGTCATGTTTTTAATGATGGTCCAAGTGATAAAGGTGGTTTACGTTATTGTATAAATTCTGCGGCTCTAACCTTTGTTCCTTATGAAGAAATGGCAGAAAAAGGGTATCAAGAGTATCTAACATTATTTGATTAA
- the lepA gene encoding translation elongation factor 4, translating to MNSAELKKRQEKIRNFSIIAHIDHGKSTLADRILEKTETVSSREMQAQLLDSMDLERERGITIKLNAIELNYKAKDGETYIFHLIDTPGHVDFTYEVSRSLAACEGAVLVVDAAQGIEAQTLANVYLALDNDLEILPVINKIDLPAADPERVRTEVEDVIGLDASEAVLASAKAGIGIEEILEQIVEKVPAPTGDIDAPLQALIFDSVYDAYRGVILQVRIVNGMVKPGDTIQMMSNGKTFIVTEVGIFTPKAIGRDFLATGDVGYIAASIKTVADTRVGDTITLADNPAKEALDGYKQMNPMVFAGLYPIESNKYNDLREALEKLQLNDASLQFEPETSQALGFGFRCGFLGLLHMDVIQERLEREFNIDLIMTAPSVVYHVNTTDGEMLEVSNPSEFPDPTRVDYIEEPYVKAQIMVPQEFVGAVMELAQRKRGDFVTMDYIDDNRVNVIYHIPLAEIVFDFFDKLKSSTRGYASFDYEISEYRRSQLVKMDILLNGDKVDALSFIVHKEFAYERGKLIVDKLKKIIPRQQFEVPIQAAIGQKIVARSDIKALRKNVLAKCYGGDVSRKRKLLEKQKAGKKRMKAIGSVEVPQEAFLSVLSMDEEPKK from the coding sequence ATGAATAGTGCAGAATTGAAAAAACGCCAAGAGAAAATCAGAAATTTCTCCATTATTGCTCATATTGATCACGGAAAATCAACCTTGGCGGACAGAATTTTAGAAAAAACAGAAACTGTTTCAAGTCGTGAAATGCAGGCTCAATTACTTGATTCTATGGATCTTGAGAGAGAACGTGGTATTACAATCAAGCTTAATGCTATCGAACTCAATTATAAAGCAAAAGATGGAGAAACTTATATCTTTCATCTAATTGACACGCCAGGGCATGTTGATTTTACTTATGAGGTATCTCGCTCACTTGCCGCATGTGAAGGTGCTGTTTTAGTTGTGGATGCTGCACAGGGCATAGAAGCTCAAACACTAGCTAATGTTTATTTAGCCTTAGATAATGACTTAGAGATTCTTCCTGTTATCAATAAGATTGATTTACCAGCAGCAGATCCAGAACGTGTTCGAACTGAAGTTGAAGATGTTATCGGTCTAGATGCCTCAGAAGCAGTATTAGCTTCAGCTAAAGCGGGTATCGGAATAGAAGAGATTTTAGAGCAGATTGTTGAAAAAGTACCGGCACCAACTGGTGACATTGATGCTCCATTACAAGCATTGATTTTTGACTCTGTCTATGATGCTTATCGTGGTGTTATTCTTCAAGTTCGTATCGTAAATGGTATGGTCAAACCTGGTGATACGATTCAAATGATGTCAAATGGTAAAACATTTATTGTCACTGAAGTTGGTATTTTTACTCCAAAAGCAATTGGACGTGATTTCTTAGCAACAGGGGATGTCGGTTATATTGCTGCTTCAATCAAGACCGTTGCTGATACTCGTGTTGGTGACACAATCACTCTGGCTGATAATCCTGCTAAAGAAGCACTTGATGGTTATAAGCAGATGAATCCTATGGTTTTTGCTGGCCTATATCCAATTGAATCAAATAAATACAATGATTTAAGAGAAGCTCTTGAAAAATTACAATTAAATGATGCCAGCTTACAGTTTGAACCTGAGACATCACAAGCTTTAGGTTTTGGGTTTAGATGTGGTTTTTTAGGCTTATTACACATGGATGTTATCCAAGAACGTTTGGAGCGTGAATTTAATATTGACTTGATCATGACAGCACCTTCTGTTGTTTATCATGTCAATACAACTGATGGTGAGATGCTAGAAGTCTCAAATCCATCTGAATTTCCAGACCCAACAAGAGTTGATTATATTGAAGAACCATATGTTAAAGCTCAAATAATGGTCCCTCAAGAATTTGTGGGAGCTGTTATGGAATTAGCACAGCGCAAACGTGGTGATTTTGTCACTATGGATTATATAGATGATAATCGTGTCAATGTTATCTATCACATTCCACTCGCTGAAATTGTTTTTGATTTCTTCGATAAATTAAAATCATCAACAAGAGGTTATGCTAGCTTTGATTATGAAATCTCTGAGTATCGTCGTTCCCAATTAGTTAAAATGGATATCCTATTAAATGGCGATAAAGTTGATGCTTTGAGTTTTATTGTACATAAGGAATTTGCCTATGAACGTGGAAAATTAATTGTCGATAAATTGAAAAAAATTATTCCACGTCAGCAATTTGAAGTTCCAATACAAGCAGCAATTGGTCAAAAAATTGTTGCCAGATCTGATATCAAAGCCTTACGCAAAAATGTTTTGGCAAAATGTTATGGTGGTGATGTATCACGTAAGCGTAAGCTACTTGAAAAACAAAAAGCTGGTAAGAAACGAATGAAAGCCATTGGGTCTGTAGAAGTTCCTCAAGAAGCTTTCTTAAGTGTTTTATCAATGGATGAGGAACCTAAAAAATAA
- the ndk gene encoding nucleoside-diphosphate kinase: MERTFFMIKPDGVKRGLIGEVIHRIERRGFTIEKLDMLEATPEQLKKHYSALVKKSFFPELVAYMTSGPVVIGIIKGNRVVDSWRTMMGVTNPKDALPGTIRGDFGQAPGDTGGIFNIVHGSDSRESAKNEIELWFGKEESQKDQTESQE, translated from the coding sequence ATGGAACGTACATTTTTTATGATAAAACCTGATGGTGTTAAACGTGGTCTTATTGGGGAAGTGATCCATCGTATAGAAAGACGCGGTTTTACTATTGAGAAATTGGATATGTTAGAAGCTACACCAGAACAGCTCAAAAAACATTATAGTGCTTTAGTGAAAAAATCATTTTTCCCTGAACTTGTTGCTTATATGACAAGTGGACCTGTTGTTATTGGTATTATTAAAGGTAATCGTGTGGTTGATTCATGGAGAACAATGATGGGCGTTACCAATCCTAAAGATGCTTTACCAGGAACTATCCGTGGTGATTTTGGACAAGCACCTGGTGACACTGGTGGTATCTTTAATATTGTTCATGGTTCGGATTCTAGAGAATCTGCCAAAAATGAGATAGAGCTTTGGTTTGGTAAAGAAGAAAGCCAAAAAGATCAAACGGAATCTCAAGAGTAA
- a CDS encoding TIGR01906 family membrane protein, whose protein sequence is MIKIFKGLSIWLWGLSLAILLTIYLAWLIYPFEISFLKLESVVYLEKDTIGYNFNQLMSYLTNPFHQYLIMANFKSSANGLKHFKDVKHLFHLTQVVFLILTIMNTSWLLKLKKQFLFDISLKEMWYAILLPIVIGIIALGVGFDQFFTIFHQFLFPGDSTWLFDPLKDPVIWILPERFFSHCFMLFFLFYEIIFGFLAYLKKKNVKF, encoded by the coding sequence ATGATAAAGATTTTTAAAGGTCTAAGTATATGGTTGTGGGGTCTATCTTTAGCTATCTTGCTAACCATTTATTTAGCTTGGCTAATCTATCCTTTTGAAATCAGTTTTCTGAAGTTAGAATCTGTCGTTTACTTGGAAAAAGACACTATTGGGTATAATTTTAACCAATTGATGTCCTATTTGACTAATCCATTTCATCAATACTTGATAATGGCAAATTTTAAGTCTTCAGCAAATGGACTGAAACACTTTAAAGATGTTAAACATCTGTTTCATTTAACACAGGTAGTTTTTCTTATCTTGACCATAATGAATACTTCTTGGTTACTTAAACTAAAAAAACAATTTCTTTTTGATATAAGCTTGAAAGAAATGTGGTATGCAATTTTACTTCCAATTGTTATCGGAATCATAGCACTTGGAGTTGGTTTTGATCAATTTTTTACTATTTTTCATCAATTCCTATTTCCTGGGGATTCCACTTGGTTATTTGATCCTTTAAAAGATCCTGTTATTTGGATATTACCTGAAAGATTCTTTAGTCATTGCTTTATGTTATTTTTCCTTTTTTATGAAATCATTTTTGGATTTTTAGCCTATTTAAAGAAGAAAAATGTTAAGTTTTAG